A genomic stretch from Puntigrus tetrazona isolate hp1 chromosome 6, ASM1883169v1, whole genome shotgun sequence includes:
- the LOC122346913 gene encoding neuronal pentraxin-1-like, with protein MERISWILFLLSLTYLEGSSQDFGQTQFICTSVPKDMDLCAATMQNTGPAEDLKTTVMQLRETVLQQKETIMNQKETIRELTSKLSRCESQGILEPVAGGRRKEPGKNTMGDVSRGPTDTLAQLGQTLATLKQRLENLEHYSRNNGSVQASSLKDLLQNKIDDMEKQVLSRVNTLEESKPGQKNDTDQRNRVESTLTSLHQRINDLEKGSKGSRPLDKFQITFPLRTNYMYAKVKKSLPEMYAFSFCLWIKSNASPGVGTPFSYAVPGQANELVLIEWGNNPMELLINDKVAKLPFIINDGKWHHICITWTTRDGVWEAFQDGVLRGTGENLAPYHPIKPSGVLVLGQEQDTLGGGFDATQAFVGELANFNIWDRKLTAGEIYNLATCNNRAQAGNVLSWLESNIDVFGGATKWTFEPCRQLN; from the exons ATGGAGAGAATTTCATGGATActttttctgctctctctcacaTATCTGGAGGGATCTTCGCAAGATTTCGGACAGACACAGTTTATCTGCACGTCTGTGCCCAAGGATATGGACCTGTGCGCAGCCACTATGCAGAACACCGGACCAGCGGAGGATCTGAAGACCACAGTAATGCAGTTAAGGGAGACGGTCTTACAACAGAAGGAAACTATCATGAACCAAAAGGAGACGATCAGGGAACTAACTTCTAAGTTGAGCCGCTGTGAGAGTCAGGGTATTCTGGAGCCCGTGGCTGGAGGTCGGAGAAAAGAACCGGGCAAAAACACAATGGGAGACGTGTCCCGTGGCCCGACAGATACTTTAGCCCAACTCGGGCAGACTTTAGCCACGCTTAAACAGAGATTGGAAAACCTGGAG CATTACAGCAGGAACAACGGTTCTGTCCAGGCAAGCAGTCTTAAAGATCTGCTTCAAAATAAGATCGATGATATGGAGAAGCAGGTGCTGTCCAGAGTCAATACTCTGGAGGAGAGCAAACCCGGGCAGAAGAACGACACGGATCAGCGCAATCGAGTGGAGTCAACGCTCACCTCCTTACATCAAAGAATTAACGACCTAGAGAAAG GTTCAAAAGGTAGCAGGCCACTTGACAAGTTTCAGATAACATTTCCCTTAAGAACAAATTACATGTATGCCAAAGTGAAGAAAAGTCTACCAGAAATGTATGCCTTCTCTTTCTGCTTGTGGATAAAGTCCAACGCATCACCTGGGGTGGGAACCCCCTTCTCCTATGCTGTTCCTGGGCAAGCTAATGAGCTTGTTCTCATAGAATGGGGGAACAATCCAATGGAGCTTCTTATAAACGACAAG GTTGCAAAATTACCTTTCATCATCAACGATGGTAAATGGCATCACATCTGTATCACTTGGACGACTCGTGATGGAGTATGGGAGGCATTTCAGGATGGTGTTCTGCGTGGAACTGGAGAGAATCTGGCACCCTACCATCCGATAAAACCCAGCGGTGTACTGGTTTTAGGTCAGGAGCAG GACACACTTGGTGGAGGTTTTGATGCAACCCAAGCCTTTGTAGGTGAACTGGCAAATTTTAATATATGGGATAGAAAATTAACAGCTGGAGAAATCTACAACCTGGCAACCTGCAACAACAGAGCACAAGCTGGAAATGTGTTGTCATGGTTGGAAAGTAATATCGATGTGTTCGGTGGAGCCACTAAATGGACTTTTGAGCCCTGCCGTCAGCTCAACTGA